Proteins encoded in a region of the Halobacteriovoraceae bacterium genome:
- a CDS encoding IS21 family transposase translates to MLSVKVWGMIRNLKNNGLNISEISRNLNFDRKTVRKLLNSETPPQGYSRKKSASKLDDYKTYIDGRLQKYNLTAKKLFKEIKQQGYSGEYVIVSKYVKTIKDKHRAKAVLLFETLPGEQAQVDWGYFGKLYDQDLKKDVRLCCFVIVLGFSRTKFIHFFDGDNTENFLMGHNKSFEYFGGHTKDILYDNLKSVVIRRAFRVTDSEFNKRFMEFAGYYGFNPILARPYKPNTKGKVENTVKYVRTSFFDGETFKSLKDLNSKALDWLNEVNNQVHSTIKEKPFDRLKHENLITVENKYFDLSKIYYRKVFIDSHFNLFSKKYSVPYQYVNKEVAIKLSEENIIVYYREKIIAEHTINELGTIYITNPEHLDGLAEKRYGSGYRPKIKESKKTNNEIHTVSGVDLNINVEERDLNFYQGVLQ, encoded by the coding sequence ATGTTAAGTGTAAAGGTTTGGGGAATGATCAGAAATCTAAAAAATAATGGATTGAATATATCAGAGATATCTAGAAATCTTAATTTTGACAGAAAGACTGTACGAAAATTACTAAATAGTGAAACACCTCCACAAGGATATAGTAGAAAAAAATCAGCCTCAAAATTAGATGACTATAAAACCTATATTGACGGTAGACTTCAAAAATATAATTTAACAGCTAAAAAACTATTCAAAGAAATCAAACAACAAGGATATTCCGGTGAATATGTAATTGTTAGTAAGTATGTAAAAACAATTAAGGACAAACATCGGGCAAAAGCAGTTCTCTTATTTGAAACTTTACCGGGAGAGCAGGCCCAAGTTGATTGGGGATACTTCGGAAAATTATATGATCAGGATTTAAAAAAAGATGTTCGATTATGTTGTTTCGTGATTGTACTAGGTTTTTCGAGAACAAAATTTATTCATTTTTTTGATGGCGACAATACTGAAAATTTTTTAATGGGCCATAATAAATCTTTTGAATATTTTGGTGGACATACAAAAGACATTCTTTACGATAATTTAAAATCAGTTGTGATTAGAAGAGCTTTTAGGGTCACAGATTCAGAGTTTAATAAAAGATTTATGGAGTTTGCTGGTTATTATGGTTTTAATCCAATTTTAGCACGCCCTTATAAACCTAATACCAAAGGAAAAGTTGAAAACACTGTTAAATATGTTCGAACTTCATTTTTTGATGGGGAAACATTTAAATCACTGAAGGACCTCAACAGTAAGGCCTTAGACTGGTTAAATGAAGTTAATAATCAGGTTCATTCAACAATAAAAGAAAAACCATTTGATAGATTAAAGCATGAAAACTTAATAACAGTTGAAAATAAATATTTTGATCTATCAAAAATATATTATCGAAAAGTTTTTATTGATTCTCATTTTAATTTATTTTCAAAAAAATATTCAGTTCCCTATCAATACGTAAACAAAGAAGTCGCAATAAAATTGAGTGAAGAAAATATAATTGTTTATTATCGAGAAAAAATTATTGCTGAACATACCATAAACGAATTAGGAACTATTTATATAACTAACCCGGAACATTTAGATGGACTTGCAGAAAAACGATATGGTTCTGGTTATCGCCCAAAAATTAAAGAAAGCAAAAAAACTAATAATGAGATTCATACTGTTTCTGGCGTCGATTTAAATATCAATGTTGAAGAAAGAGACTTAAATTTTTATCAAGGAGTATTACAATGA